In Beutenbergia cavernae DSM 12333, the DNA window TGGGCTCGTCCGCACCCACGAGCATCGGACCCTTGTGCACCGCGTGCGAGAACTCTCCGTGCAGGAAGACCAGCGCCGTCTCGCCGAACGCGTCGACCTCCGGCATGTACCGCTGCACCATGACCGAGCGGCCGGCCTCGAGGAGCCGGTGCGCATGCATGATCGCGAGGCGGCGGGAGTCGGCGTTGGTCGCCGTGTACCGGCCGGTGTCGAGCGAGCCGGCGCTGACGGCGGGCTTCAGCACGAAGTCCTCGCGCGCCGGGAAGCGGTTGTGGAGGTCGCGCTTGCTGTAGCCGCGCTCAGGCTCGAGCCAGAGCGTCTCGACGACCGACTGCCCGTCCTTCGCGAGGTCCGCGAGGTAGTGCTTGTCGCTGTTCCAGGCGACGACGTTCGCCGGGTTCCGCAGCGTCGGGAGCGACCGCGCCCAGTCGAGGAACTCCCGCCGGCGGAGGCTGTAGTCCCAGGCCGAGCGGACGACGACGAGGTCGTACGCCGACCAGTCGGCCGCCGGGTCGTCCCACACCTCGACGCCGACGGCGAGACC includes these proteins:
- a CDS encoding ATP-grasp domain-containing protein, coding for MTSTSGAHSARVALVTCADLPELDEEDAPLVGLLEDRGLAVGVEVWDDPAADWSAYDLVVVRSAWDYSLRRREFLDWARSLPTLRNPANVVAWNSDKHYLADLAKDGQSVVETLWLEPERGYSKRDLHNRFPAREDFVLKPAVSAGSLDTGRYTATNADSRRLAIMHAHRLLEAGRSVMVQRYMPEVDAFGETALVFLHGEFSHAVHKGPMLVGADEPTDGLYKPEVMSPFAASELEIDTAKEILAFARERIPGRSAGSRPLLYARVDLVRREGQRPVLMELELVEPSLFPSLADGALDRIADAIVREIELGPDPRNDASA